Part of the Longimicrobium sp. genome is shown below.
GCGCGGCAAGCGCGGCCAGCTCGCCGCCACGCTCTGGGAGATCCATCCCGTCACGTCGATCACCGCCGCGACACCGTAAACAGAAGTGCGGAAGTGCGTGAGTGCGGAAGTGCGCTGGGTCCGTGTAGATCCGACGCACTCACGCCCTTCCGCACTTCCGCACTCTTTTCCGTTCCGTACTTCCGTACTCTCGTACTTTCGTACTCCTTCACACCCCCGCCAGCATCGCCTCCGCGGGCGCCTCGACCACCTGGCCGTCGAACATGTGGATGGTGCGGTCGGCGTACTCGGCGTAGCGCGGGTCGTGCGTCACCATCACGATCGTCGAGCCCTGGCGGTGCAGGTCCGCCAGCAGGTCCATCACCTGCCCGCCGTTGGCCGAGTCCAGGTTCCCCGTCGGCTCGTCGGCCAGCAGCACGCTGGGGTCGCCCGCGATCGCCCTGGCCACGGCCACGCGCTGCTGCTGGCCGCCGGAGAGCTGCGACGGGTAGTGCTTCATCCGGTGGTCCATCTTCACCTTCTCCAGCGCCTCGGCCACGCGCCGCTTCCGCTCGCCCGCGGGGAGGCCGCGGTAGGTCAGCGGCAGCTCCACGTTCTCGGCCACCGTCAGGTCGCCGATCAGGTTGAACGCCTGGAAGATGAAGCCGATCTCGCGGTTGCGGATCTCCGCGCGGCGCGCCGGCTTCAGCCGCGCCACCGGCTCGCCGTTCAGCACGTGCTCGCCGCTGGTGGGCGAGTCCAGCAGCCCCAGGATGGAGAGGAGCGTGGTCTTCCCGCACCCCGACGGCCCGGCGATGGACACGTACTCGCCGCGGCGGATGTCCAGGCTCACCCCGGCCAGCGCGTGCGTCTCCACCTCTTCCGTCATGAACACCCGGGTGACGTCCGTCATCCGGATCAGCGAATCGTTCGTCTCCATCGGTCGCTCTCCCGCGTCGTCGGTTTGGGCGCCGGCCGCTGGCCGGCGCGGGAAGGTCATTCGTAGCGCAGCGCCACCATCGGGTCCACCCGCGTGGCCCGGCGCGCGGGGATGTACGACGCGGCCAGCGCGGCCAGCGCCAGCACGGCCAGCGTGGCGCCGTAGGTCACCGCGTCGATCGGGCTCACCTGGAACAGGATGATCGTCAGCAGCGACCCCAGCGCGTATGCCAGGCCCAAGCCGAGGACGAGGCCGATCACGAGCTGGATGATCCCCTGGCGCATGATCAGCCGCACCACGTCGCGCGGCTTGGCGCCCAGCGCCATCCGCACCCCCATCTCGCGGGTGCGGCGGCTCACGTTGAAGGCCATCACACCGTAGAGGCCGACCGCCGCCAGGACCAGCGCCACCGCGCCCATGATCATGAACAGCGCGCCGAACACCCGGTAGAACCAGGTCTCGTCGTCGATCCGCTCCTGCAGCGTCTTCACGAAGTAGATGGGAAGGTCGGGGTCCAGGCTCGCCACCAGGTTGCGCACCGG
Proteins encoded:
- a CDS encoding ABC transporter ATP-binding protein translates to METNDSLIRMTDVTRVFMTEEVETHALAGVSLDIRRGEYVSIAGPSGCGKTTLLSILGLLDSPTSGEHVLNGEPVARLKPARRAEIRNREIGFIFQAFNLIGDLTVAENVELPLTYRGLPAGERKRRVAEALEKVKMDHRMKHYPSQLSGGQQQRVAVARAIAGDPSVLLADEPTGNLDSANGGQVMDLLADLHRQGSTIVMVTHDPRYAEYADRTIHMFDGQVVEAPAEAMLAGV